One genomic region from Arthrobacter pigmenti encodes:
- a CDS encoding FAS1-like dehydratase domain-containing protein — MTINPDLQGRSYPAAEVYTVGREKVREFAHAVKATHPSHFDVEAARALGHRDLVAPPTFAIIVAQRADAQLINDPEAGIDFTRVVHADQRFTHHRPIVAGDELVAELHVDQVRAMGGGAMITTRAEISTVEGEKTATTTSSILVRGEEQ, encoded by the coding sequence ATGACGATCAATCCCGACCTGCAGGGGCGCAGCTATCCCGCTGCCGAGGTCTACACCGTAGGACGCGAGAAGGTCCGGGAGTTCGCCCACGCGGTGAAGGCAACGCATCCCTCGCATTTCGACGTCGAGGCTGCGCGCGCCCTAGGCCACAGGGACCTGGTTGCCCCACCAACATTTGCAATCATCGTGGCGCAGCGGGCAGACGCCCAGCTCATCAACGATCCCGAAGCGGGAATCGACTTCACCCGGGTTGTCCACGCCGATCAGCGCTTCACCCACCATCGGCCGATCGTCGCCGGCGACGAACTCGTCGCCGAACTGCACGTTGATCAGGTCCGCGCCATGGGCGGTGGGGCGATGATCACCACACGCGCCGAAATCTCCACCGTCGAGGGCGAGAAGACAGCAACAACGACGTCGTCCATCCTCGTTCGCGGAGAGGAGCAGTAA
- a CDS encoding DUF2797 domain-containing protein produces MTLATPKGAAASLPLPSRELFGFRVYGAPGQRYCLGYAHSLGPTERRSFSCPTQTTAERGYQCGPCFARDDFRFMHDVHRSGLAPEGLAAYLAQEHWLYVATFADGSTKIGTASNRSKWTRLAEQGAVVARYVAHADNGRIVRVLEDAVTRHAGLPQAVRSAVKTAGLSRPLAEGRLDQANEEHTSAVRDLLREGIELDGYREVKEQWDPPESWKQVLAARAPVYARSLEGGEHGGIVTALLGQSALLELPEGRFLLDLSRLRGKRLELGEFRSPPIAVQDELF; encoded by the coding sequence ATGACGCTTGCTACGCCAAAGGGTGCCGCCGCATCCCTGCCCCTGCCTAGCCGGGAGTTGTTCGGCTTCCGGGTGTACGGAGCGCCCGGTCAGCGGTACTGCCTCGGCTACGCACACTCGCTCGGTCCAACTGAACGTCGGTCCTTCTCGTGCCCAACGCAGACGACGGCGGAGCGCGGCTACCAATGCGGGCCATGTTTCGCCCGGGATGACTTTCGCTTCATGCACGACGTTCACCGCTCTGGCCTAGCTCCGGAGGGTCTCGCCGCTTACCTCGCGCAGGAACACTGGCTGTATGTCGCAACCTTCGCCGATGGATCGACAAAGATCGGCACGGCCTCCAACCGCAGCAAGTGGACGCGGCTCGCGGAGCAGGGCGCCGTCGTCGCCCGCTATGTCGCGCACGCCGACAACGGGCGGATTGTCCGCGTGCTGGAAGACGCCGTCACGCGTCATGCCGGATTGCCGCAGGCTGTACGGTCGGCGGTGAAAACGGCTGGGCTCTCCCGCCCGTTAGCCGAGGGTCGGCTGGACCAGGCGAATGAGGAGCATACGTCCGCCGTTCGCGATCTTCTCCGCGAAGGTATTGAGCTGGATGGGTACCGTGAGGTGAAGGAACAGTGGGATCCGCCGGAGTCGTGGAAACAGGTGCTCGCGGCACGTGCTCCGGTGTACGCGCGGAGTCTTGAGGGTGGCGAGCACGGCGGGATTGTCACAGCACTCCTCGGCCAGAGTGCGTTGCTTGAACTGCCGGAAGGCCGGTTCCTGCTCGATCTCTCCCGCCTTCGCGGTAAACGCCTTGAACTGGGCGAATTCCGGTCCCCGCCCATCGCAGTGCAGGACGAACTGTTCTAG